In Coleofasciculaceae cyanobacterium, a single genomic region encodes these proteins:
- a CDS encoding IS1 family transposase: TRIKRLQRKSICFSKITQMHDLVIGLYINKYEFGREI; the protein is encoded by the coding sequence ACAAGAATCAAGAGATTACAAAGGAAATCTATTTGTTTCTCGAAAATAACTCAGATGCACGATTTAGTAATTGGTTTGTACATTAACAAGTACGAGTTTGGAAGAGAAATTTAG